One genomic segment of Catalinimonas alkaloidigena includes these proteins:
- a CDS encoding tetratricopeptide repeat protein, which produces MINKACIEGDHNIVIQDADGSTITIDANNTNEIQEKLKQLNKEQLTAVQQLLDKHSDAIFNHIRKLLQTSFPDQPFPKNLTAYTSIAKENIVGREKDLEELRRRLLEDNKLSLINGMGGIGKTTLAAVYLNTYKDEYVHIAWLTIETSLEDAIIANHDLLTNLKLQDVSPEELLNASLNQLRNLHSSKPNLLVLDNATERLAKLYDHLPKAPHWHVLVTSREMIELFSVMELGFLTEEEAIALFQKHNSNFNEEETRSFVQDVECHTLTIEILAKSAKKNRWNAEKIKQAISLDEKAGIATSHSGHEKIDRITSYLIQIFQLSSLDEQEKYILKQFTALPNQWIGYDLLTNLLQVEQLTWKEDFPGTLEDLYEKGYLLKDKDSYKMHPVLVEALSPQLKTSANELKLLIEGVAKLISYDQDKDSPIDKSTYIPFGDAILQHASVTSTPKISVLQNDIGMLYYVLGQYEQARDLLEDSLNGDITSFGETHPRIAIRRSNLGLIYKELGEFEKARELFEKALLSDIVNFGAFHAKVAMDQAGLGLVYHALGRLKDAEILLNQTLEYNKTNLGEKHPAVASDKSNLGLLYADMGQFAQAKNLLEEALLSDIANFGEKHPNVAIRQSNLGTIHHDLGEYEKALDLLDKALISD; this is translated from the coding sequence ATGATTAATAAAGCATGCATTGAGGGTGATCATAATATTGTGATACAGGATGCCGATGGCTCCACCATTACTATTGATGCTAACAATACTAATGAGATACAAGAGAAGTTAAAGCAACTCAATAAGGAGCAGTTGACCGCCGTGCAACAGTTACTGGATAAACATAGCGATGCGATTTTTAATCACATCAGAAAGCTTTTACAAACCTCTTTTCCCGATCAGCCTTTCCCCAAAAATCTTACTGCCTATACCAGCATTGCTAAAGAAAACATCGTAGGAAGGGAAAAAGACCTAGAGGAACTACGCCGCCGTTTATTGGAAGATAACAAACTTTCCCTCATCAATGGCATGGGGGGCATTGGAAAAACCACCCTTGCTGCAGTTTATCTGAATACCTATAAAGATGAGTATGTCCACATTGCCTGGCTGACCATTGAAACTTCTTTAGAGGATGCTATTATTGCCAATCATGACCTCCTAACTAATCTAAAGTTACAGGATGTTTCACCTGAGGAATTACTCAATGCCTCCCTGAACCAATTACGTAACCTGCATAGCTCCAAACCCAACTTACTGGTGCTTGATAATGCTACCGAACGACTGGCAAAACTATATGACCACTTACCCAAAGCCCCCCATTGGCATGTGCTAGTAACCTCCCGGGAAATGATTGAACTCTTCTCTGTGATGGAACTGGGCTTTCTGACAGAAGAGGAAGCCATCGCATTGTTTCAAAAGCACAACAGTAACTTTAACGAAGAAGAAACGAGAAGTTTTGTGCAGGATGTAGAATGCCATACTCTCACCATTGAGATACTAGCTAAGTCCGCGAAGAAAAATCGTTGGAATGCAGAAAAGATTAAACAAGCTATCAGCCTTGATGAAAAAGCAGGCATAGCCACCAGCCATAGTGGACATGAGAAAATAGACCGTATTACCTCTTATCTGATACAAATATTCCAGTTGAGCAGTTTAGATGAGCAGGAAAAATATATATTGAAGCAGTTTACAGCATTACCCAACCAATGGATAGGCTATGACTTGCTGACTAACTTATTACAAGTAGAACAATTGACCTGGAAAGAGGATTTTCCCGGAACATTAGAAGACCTTTACGAAAAGGGCTATCTGCTTAAGGATAAGGACAGCTACAAAATGCATCCGGTACTGGTAGAAGCTCTAAGCCCTCAGTTAAAAACTTCTGCTAATGAGTTAAAACTATTAATAGAAGGGGTAGCTAAACTTATTTCATATGATCAAGATAAAGATAGCCCAATTGATAAATCTACTTACATCCCTTTTGGAGATGCAATATTACAACATGCATCAGTTACCTCTACTCCTAAAATATCAGTACTACAAAATGATATAGGGATGCTGTACTATGTGCTAGGACAGTATGAACAAGCTAGAGATTTATTGGAAGATTCTTTAAATGGAGATATAACTAGTTTTGGAGAAACACATCCGAGAATAGCTATAAGAAGGTCAAATTTAGGATTAATCTATAAGGAATTGGGAGAGTTTGAAAAGGCACGTGAATTGTTTGAAAAGGCTTTACTTTCTGATATAGTTAATTTTGGAGCTTTTCATGCTAAGGTAGCAATGGATCAAGCAGGTTTAGGGTTAGTATATCATGCTTTAGGGAGATTGAAAGATGCTGAAATATTATTAAATCAAACGTTAGAATATAATAAAACTAACCTTGGAGAAAAGCATCCCGCTGTAGCTTCAGATAAATCAAACCTTGGACTATTGTATGCAGATATGGGACAGTTTGCTCAAGCCAAAAATTTACTAGAAGAAGCCTTATTGTCAGATATAGCAAACTTTGGAGAAAAGCATCCAAATGTGGCAATAAGGCAATCTAATTTAGGAACTATACATCATGATTTGGGTGAATATGAAAAGGCACTAGATTTACTAGACAAAGCTTTAATATCTGATTAA